A window of Tautonia plasticadhaerens contains these coding sequences:
- a CDS encoding HAF repeat-containing PEP-CTERM protein, with translation MSPAAFRPALAALACLVLSTAMAAPRAGADALYTVRNLGVLPGGLYSKAMGLNDRGQVIGISNKPAPWVHPAHSVNVPVVFEPDGTIREVDVSNPSGRGRLDLNDSGRIAEGAEVGVEGSFSDINNRGQIAGSSRYVGPGAQAPRPYAPMQAVLVEGSQRTYLGTLGGPSSRQSSYARGINEAGHVVGQSQFEDYSLFRAFLYRDGEMIDLTDRLGGAESSYADAINDRGQILGGVSGGESFLLDGDELTLFGGPGVNAMDLNNQGDVVGLYERAADRSIERRAFLFRDDTMLDLNDLIAPETGWTLNDAYAINDLGQVVGSGTIDGVSRAFLLTPEGVNVPAPDPIPEPAPIALLGLAAGWAMVRRRRAGR, from the coding sequence ATGTCGCCAGCCGCCTTCCGACCCGCCCTCGCCGCGTTGGCGTGCCTGGTGCTCTCGACCGCGATGGCCGCCCCCCGGGCGGGGGCAGACGCCCTCTATACCGTCCGGAACCTCGGGGTGCTGCCCGGCGGGCTCTATTCCAAGGCCATGGGCCTCAACGACCGGGGCCAGGTCATCGGGATCTCCAACAAGCCGGCGCCCTGGGTGCACCCCGCGCACTCGGTCAACGTCCCCGTCGTCTTCGAGCCGGACGGGACGATTCGCGAGGTCGATGTGTCGAACCCCTCGGGGCGCGGGCGTCTCGACCTGAACGACTCCGGCCGGATCGCCGAGGGAGCGGAGGTCGGCGTGGAGGGAAGCTTCTCCGACATCAACAACCGCGGCCAGATTGCCGGCTCGTCACGCTACGTCGGGCCGGGGGCACAGGCCCCGCGGCCTTACGCTCCCATGCAGGCGGTCCTCGTCGAGGGCTCGCAGCGGACCTACCTCGGGACGCTCGGCGGGCCGAGTTCCCGGCAGAGTTCCTACGCCAGAGGGATCAACGAGGCCGGGCACGTCGTCGGCCAGTCGCAGTTCGAGGACTATTCTCTCTTCCGGGCGTTCCTCTACCGGGACGGGGAGATGATCGACCTGACCGATCGGCTCGGCGGCGCGGAGAGCAGTTATGCCGACGCGATCAACGATCGCGGGCAGATCCTCGGCGGCGTCTCGGGCGGCGAGAGCTTCCTGCTGGACGGCGACGAGCTGACCCTCTTCGGCGGCCCGGGGGTGAACGCGATGGATCTCAACAACCAGGGGGACGTGGTCGGCCTGTACGAACGGGCCGCGGACCGCTCCATCGAGCGGCGGGCGTTCCTCTTCCGGGACGACACGATGCTCGACCTCAACGACCTGATCGCCCCGGAAACCGGCTGGACGCTCAACGACGCCTACGCAATCAACGACCTCGGCCAGGTCGTCGGTTCCGGCACGATCGACGGCGTTTCCCGGGCATTCCTGCTCACCCCGGAGGGCGTGAACGTGCCGGCCCCGGATCCGATCCCCGAGCCGGCCCCGATCGCCCTGCTCGGCCTGGCGGCCGGCTGGGCGATGGTCCGCCGACGCCGTGCGGGCCGCTGA
- a CDS encoding FliM/FliN family flagellar motor switch protein, with the protein MSTPPPAHDPGHPPDPGPVPGVEPPDGIPIEPDAPPGGAPGPDPLGPLPRVARRHARLEMRLRRADEALTRVLGQLSALLGPGVSPTLSRAEVLPRASGLNRPGAIAQFGWPRLGTRVGLGVEPALAHAIVDRLLGFERPEPEHRLQVSPVEWGVLGFVLARLLDRLADRPGALGPWDLYLDRLGPEPFRTDDLGPIVTLAWPMHVPPARGALRFWVPEVLVALAMVDEPPPALPSIDPDDLGPGGRFGPMVVSGVARAGTISPPGGLAGLTVGATVPIDGSPLKGSPESPEGAVTVVLGGGLGPHRWAVPAGLVPDSDASRLVVTGLISRRPRPQEAIPVPPSREHPDPDRDPSPSTNPDLGVRAVPVPDLGPTGDTLLPDDIPATLVVELGRLSLSLARVADLKPGDVLDLSRAGTDPVELTSGDALVARGELVRMDHSLGVRITRVFL; encoded by the coding sequence ATGAGCACCCCTCCCCCGGCCCACGACCCCGGGCATCCCCCCGACCCCGGGCCCGTCCCCGGCGTCGAGCCGCCCGACGGCATCCCGATCGAGCCCGACGCCCCCCCCGGGGGCGCGCCGGGCCCCGACCCGCTCGGCCCGCTCCCCCGGGTCGCCCGGCGACACGCCCGGCTGGAGATGCGGCTCCGGAGGGCCGACGAGGCGCTGACCCGGGTGCTCGGCCAGCTCTCGGCGCTGCTCGGGCCCGGCGTCTCGCCGACCCTCAGCCGGGCCGAGGTCCTCCCCCGGGCCTCCGGCCTGAATCGGCCCGGGGCGATCGCCCAGTTCGGCTGGCCGAGGCTGGGGACCCGGGTCGGCCTGGGGGTCGAGCCGGCGCTGGCCCACGCGATCGTCGACCGCCTGCTCGGCTTCGAGCGCCCCGAGCCCGAGCACAGGCTCCAGGTCTCCCCCGTCGAATGGGGCGTGCTCGGCTTCGTCCTCGCCCGGCTGCTCGACCGCCTGGCCGACCGCCCCGGGGCCCTCGGCCCCTGGGACCTCTACCTCGACCGCCTCGGCCCCGAGCCGTTCCGCACCGACGACCTCGGCCCGATCGTCACCCTCGCCTGGCCGATGCACGTCCCGCCCGCCCGGGGGGCCCTCCGGTTCTGGGTGCCCGAGGTCCTCGTCGCGCTGGCGATGGTCGACGAGCCCCCGCCCGCCCTCCCGTCGATCGACCCGGACGACCTCGGCCCGGGCGGCCGGTTCGGCCCGATGGTCGTCTCCGGGGTCGCCCGGGCCGGCACGATCTCTCCGCCGGGCGGCCTGGCGGGATTGACCGTCGGCGCCACCGTCCCGATCGACGGCTCCCCCCTGAAGGGATCTCCCGAGTCGCCGGAGGGGGCGGTCACGGTCGTCCTCGGCGGCGGCCTCGGCCCGCACCGTTGGGCCGTGCCCGCCGGGCTCGTGCCCGATTCCGACGCCTCCCGGCTCGTCGTCACCGGCCTGATCTCCCGACGCCCCCGACCCCAGGAGGCCATCCCCGTGCCCCCCTCCCGCGAGCACCCCGACCCGGACCGGGACCCGAGCCCCTCGACCAACCCCGACCTCGGCGTCCGCGCCGTCCCCGTCCCCGACCTCGGCCCGACCGGGGACACCCTCCTGCCCGACGACATCCCCGCCACCCTGGTCGTCGAGCTCGGCCGCCTGAGCCTCTCGCTGGCCCGGGTCGCCGACCTCAAGCCCGGGGACGTGCTGGACCTCTCCCGGGCCGGCACCGACCCCGTCGAGCTGACCTCGGGAGACGCCCTCGTCGCCCGGGGAGAGCTGGTCCGCATGGACCACTCCCTCGGCGTCCGGATCACCCGGGTCTTCCTCTGA
- a CDS encoding glycosyltransferase family 39 protein — MAWMPGRGVIGIVAGTTLLRLALAASLGLGNDEAYYALYLDHPDWSYFDHPPMVALVASFGDLLAGGGRSIAALRLGFVLLFAGSTLLVARIARRAYGDRAAAPAALALNASWFFGAAVGTFVLPDGPLLFCWLLTIDRLMTALDRPSVGPWLLVGLAWGGAMLSKYHAAFLPVGVLAFLAVDRGARRCLRSPGPYLAALVGLAAFSPVIAWNARNGWASFAFQGSRAAVGPGIDPGAMLGAIAAQACYLLPWMALALVLMAVRIARRPDPDPDRAQWGRLFLTLAVVPFGFFAAVSLFRPVLPHWGLIGVAGLMPALGASWADRLRDRPRATRRRLALIALAPVVITALAVAQARTGWLRAGGPGPLSMIPPEADPTRDLSGWDQVTDELRRLGLLDRPGTFVFTGHWHVSGQLARAIGPGMPVLCYHEGDARGFSSWSRPEDWVGQDGILVAVDDRSTEPHCFDRWFERIEPLSRFHLQRGGRPLRPVRLFLCRRQTRPFPFAPTPGRDAP; from the coding sequence ATGGCCTGGATGCCGGGGCGGGGGGTGATCGGGATCGTCGCCGGGACGACGCTGCTCCGCCTCGCCCTGGCGGCGAGCCTTGGCCTCGGGAACGACGAGGCGTATTACGCCCTGTACCTCGACCACCCGGACTGGAGCTATTTCGACCACCCGCCGATGGTCGCACTCGTCGCCTCATTCGGCGATCTCCTGGCGGGAGGGGGGCGGTCGATCGCCGCCCTGAGGCTCGGGTTCGTGCTGCTGTTCGCCGGGTCGACCCTGCTGGTCGCCCGGATCGCCCGGCGGGCGTATGGCGACCGGGCGGCGGCCCCGGCGGCGCTGGCGTTGAACGCCTCGTGGTTCTTCGGCGCGGCGGTGGGGACGTTCGTCCTGCCCGACGGCCCCCTGCTCTTCTGCTGGCTCCTGACGATCGACCGACTGATGACCGCCCTCGATCGCCCTTCGGTCGGCCCCTGGCTGCTCGTCGGCCTGGCCTGGGGGGGGGCGATGCTCAGCAAGTACCACGCGGCCTTCCTGCCGGTCGGGGTGCTGGCCTTCCTGGCCGTCGACCGGGGGGCCAGGCGCTGCCTGCGATCCCCCGGGCCGTACCTGGCCGCGCTGGTCGGCCTGGCCGCGTTCTCCCCGGTGATCGCCTGGAACGCCCGGAACGGCTGGGCGTCGTTCGCCTTCCAGGGGTCGAGGGCGGCGGTAGGGCCCGGGATCGACCCCGGCGCGATGCTCGGGGCGATCGCCGCCCAGGCCTGCTACCTGCTGCCCTGGATGGCCTTGGCGCTGGTCCTGATGGCGGTCCGGATCGCCCGACGCCCGGATCCCGACCCCGATCGGGCCCAATGGGGACGCCTCTTCCTGACGCTCGCCGTCGTCCCGTTCGGGTTCTTCGCGGCGGTCAGCCTGTTCCGGCCGGTCCTGCCGCACTGGGGGCTGATCGGCGTGGCCGGGCTGATGCCCGCGTTGGGGGCCTCGTGGGCCGACCGCCTGCGGGACCGCCCCCGGGCGACCCGACGGCGACTCGCCCTGATCGCCTTGGCCCCGGTGGTGATCACCGCTCTGGCCGTCGCCCAGGCGAGGACCGGATGGCTCCGGGCGGGAGGCCCCGGCCCGCTCTCGATGATCCCCCCCGAGGCCGACCCGACCCGGGACCTCTCCGGCTGGGACCAGGTCACCGACGAGTTGCGGAGGCTCGGCCTGCTCGACCGCCCCGGCACCTTCGTCTTCACCGGCCACTGGCACGTCAGCGGCCAGCTCGCCCGGGCGATCGGGCCCGGGATGCCCGTGCTCTGCTACCACGAGGGGGACGCCCGGGGCTTCTCCTCCTGGAGCCGCCCCGAGGACTGGGTCGGCCAGGACGGCATCCTCGTCGCCGTCGACGACCGCTCCACCGAACCCCACTGCTTCGACCGCTGGTTCGAGCGCATCGAGCCCCTCTCCCGCTTCCACCTCCAACGCGGCGGCCGCCCCCTCCGCCCCGTCCGCCTGTTCCTCTGCCGGCGGCAGACCCGGCCCTTCCCGTTCGCCCCGACCCCGGGCCGGGACGCGCCGTAA
- a CDS encoding protein-tyrosine phosphatase family protein, with protein MISRRRRIFRYVLAALAVLFGLEQAWRHGYDYILPEKFAAVDEGKVYRGAWQMTWPMKRIVREHDIKTVVALAHPPESPWVAEERELGDEMGFRFVHLPIVDDRSIGDDEALFDLIEQAAAEVASPANQPVFFHCHHGINRASMVHMAYRMLYCGYTIDEAEAEVAAMFGLKKVDKGPDYRHMRDFYETRVLPRRLASRAEEPARQ; from the coding sequence ATGATCTCTCGACGCCGCCGCATCTTCCGCTACGTGCTGGCCGCCCTCGCGGTGCTGTTCGGGCTCGAACAGGCCTGGAGGCACGGCTACGACTACATCCTGCCCGAGAAGTTCGCCGCGGTGGACGAGGGGAAGGTCTACCGGGGGGCCTGGCAGATGACCTGGCCGATGAAGCGGATCGTCCGGGAGCACGACATCAAGACCGTCGTCGCCCTGGCCCACCCCCCCGAGAGCCCCTGGGTGGCCGAGGAGCGGGAGCTGGGGGACGAGATGGGATTCCGATTCGTCCACCTGCCGATCGTCGACGACCGCTCGATTGGCGACGACGAGGCCCTCTTCGACCTGATCGAGCAGGCCGCCGCCGAGGTGGCCAGCCCGGCGAACCAGCCGGTCTTCTTCCACTGCCACCACGGCATCAACCGCGCCTCGATGGTCCACATGGCGTACCGGATGCTCTACTGCGGCTACACCATCGACGAGGCCGAGGCCGAGGTCGCCGCGATGTTCGGCCTGAAGAAGGTGGACAAGGGCCCCGACTATCGCCACATGCGAGACTTCTACGAGACCCGGGTCCTCCCCCGCCGCCTCGCCTCCCGGGCCGAGGAGCCGGCCCGGCAGTGA
- a CDS encoding N-acetyltransferase translates to MKIRPAKVGDVPTIYELIRTFADRKVMIRRSLGELYESIREFFVAVDEDGRVVGCAALHVFWEDLAELKCLAVSESMHGRGVGRKLVDACWDAARDMDLDTVFTLTYVPEFFERCGYRQIDKAELPHKIWNECVRCPLFPNCNETALIRTAEPAVEAVREAFAAAAASR, encoded by the coding sequence TTGAAGATCCGTCCCGCGAAGGTCGGCGACGTGCCGACCATTTACGAGCTGATCCGCACGTTCGCCGACCGTAAGGTGATGATCCGCCGCTCCCTGGGGGAGCTGTACGAGTCGATCCGCGAGTTCTTCGTCGCGGTCGATGAGGATGGCAGGGTCGTCGGCTGCGCCGCCTTGCACGTCTTCTGGGAGGACCTGGCCGAGCTGAAATGCCTGGCCGTCTCCGAGTCGATGCACGGCAGGGGCGTCGGCAGGAAGCTCGTCGATGCCTGCTGGGACGCCGCGAGGGACATGGACCTCGACACGGTCTTCACCCTGACCTACGTCCCCGAGTTCTTCGAGCGCTGCGGCTACCGCCAGATCGACAAGGCCGAGCTGCCGCACAAGATCTGGAACGAGTGCGTCCGCTGCCCCCTGTTCCCCAACTGCAACGAGACGGCGCTGATCCGCACCGCCGAGCCGGCCGTCGAGGCCGTCCGCGAGGCCTTCGCCGCGGCGGCGGCGTCCCGGTGA
- a CDS encoding glycosyltransferase family 39 protein codes for MPRTSEKTARTQDDPTPPAGPADRRSGRAGVVAGLCALAVLAITEPMLAIAWDEGYTLGRERRIRWWLSALADPEGFSRTWDPPAIQLVQPDGPPLKGREPVPTPTAEQVDTRAELFDPQVIAYFWPFAREEPHGHPPFYAILGLAGDLLTPWRDDLGRARLGPMLLASLAAGALFTFLDRRYGRWAAVAGASAMVLQPRLFGHAHYAAYDAPLTALWVLAVLAFATATEDLGRRVPRWPWVAVLGVVIGAAAATKLTGWFLPIPMLAWVAIFRDRRGLLALLAAGPVALATIYAMVPPWWHDPIDGFVRFLASNTGRGETIPIRTLYLGRIYKTPVESLPPDNTLVLTALVTPVGYLGLALVGALRAAVAHRSERFGTLVALHWLFLLALRAMPHVPGHDGVRLFLPAFGMLAILMGVGAAVAVARLGRWGKLVVAAAVVEGAAGVAVMMPVPLSYYSPAVGGLPGATRLGMEPTYYWDAMTPGVLDWLDEHTPPGRKAVATSFPTSFLFLNGSGRLGTPIEPEGVPLSPAEPAWFVVQNRPGSLDWLDRQLIRDAEPAYVGRKLGVPLLWVFPYEAVEAARRSRGNRPIMFQDLR; via the coding sequence ATGCCCCGCACTTCAGAGAAGACGGCACGCACCCAGGACGATCCGACGCCGCCCGCGGGACCGGCCGATCGCCGATCGGGTCGGGCGGGAGTCGTCGCGGGGCTGTGCGCCCTGGCCGTGCTGGCGATCACCGAGCCGATGCTGGCGATCGCCTGGGACGAGGGGTACACCCTGGGGCGGGAGCGTCGGATCCGATGGTGGCTGTCGGCCCTGGCGGACCCGGAGGGATTCTCTCGGACGTGGGATCCCCCCGCGATCCAGCTCGTCCAGCCCGACGGCCCTCCCCTCAAGGGGCGGGAGCCGGTGCCGACGCCGACCGCGGAGCAGGTCGACACCCGGGCCGAGCTGTTCGACCCCCAGGTGATCGCCTACTTCTGGCCGTTCGCCCGGGAGGAGCCGCACGGGCACCCGCCCTTCTACGCGATCCTCGGCCTGGCCGGCGACCTGCTCACCCCCTGGCGGGACGACCTCGGCCGGGCCCGGCTCGGGCCGATGCTGCTGGCCTCCCTGGCGGCGGGGGCCCTCTTCACGTTCCTGGACCGGAGATATGGCCGGTGGGCGGCCGTCGCGGGGGCCTCGGCGATGGTGCTCCAGCCCCGGCTGTTCGGGCACGCCCACTACGCGGCCTACGACGCGCCGCTGACGGCGCTCTGGGTGCTGGCCGTGCTGGCGTTTGCGACGGCGACGGAGGACCTCGGCCGTCGCGTCCCGAGGTGGCCCTGGGTGGCGGTCCTGGGAGTGGTCATCGGGGCGGCGGCGGCGACGAAGCTGACGGGCTGGTTCCTGCCGATCCCGATGCTGGCCTGGGTGGCGATCTTCCGGGACCGCCGGGGGCTGCTCGCCCTGCTCGCCGCCGGGCCGGTGGCCCTGGCGACGATCTACGCGATGGTCCCGCCCTGGTGGCACGACCCGATCGACGGATTCGTTCGATTCCTGGCCTCGAACACCGGGCGGGGGGAGACGATCCCGATCCGGACGCTCTACCTGGGCCGGATCTACAAGACGCCGGTCGAGTCGCTGCCGCCGGACAATACCCTGGTACTGACGGCGCTGGTCACGCCCGTCGGGTACCTCGGGCTGGCCCTGGTCGGGGCCCTGCGGGCGGCGGTGGCGCATCGATCGGAGCGGTTCGGGACGCTGGTCGCCCTGCACTGGCTGTTCCTGCTGGCCCTGCGGGCAATGCCGCACGTGCCGGGGCACGACGGCGTCCGGCTGTTCCTGCCGGCCTTCGGGATGCTGGCGATCCTCATGGGAGTGGGGGCGGCGGTGGCCGTCGCCCGCCTGGGACGGTGGGGGAAGCTGGTCGTGGCGGCGGCGGTGGTCGAGGGGGCGGCGGGCGTGGCGGTGATGATGCCGGTGCCGCTGTCGTACTACTCGCCGGCCGTGGGCGGCCTGCCGGGGGCGACCCGGTTGGGGATGGAGCCGACCTATTACTGGGACGCGATGACGCCCGGCGTGCTCGACTGGCTCGACGAGCACACGCCCCCCGGCCGGAAGGCCGTGGCGACCTCCTTCCCCACCTCGTTCCTGTTCCTCAACGGCTCGGGACGGCTGGGGACCCCGATCGAGCCGGAAGGCGTCCCGCTCTCGCCGGCCGAGCCGGCCTGGTTCGTCGTCCAGAACCGGCCGGGCAGCCTGGACTGGCTTGATCGCCAGCTGATCCGGGACGCCGAGCCGGCGTACGTCGGCCGCAAGCTCGGGGTGCCGCTGCTCTGGGTCTTCCCGTATGAGGCCGTCGAGGCTGCCCGGCGGTCCCGGGGGAATCGGCCGATCATGTTCCAGGACCTGCGATGA
- a CDS encoding glycosyltransferase family 39 protein: MSPSDRREDGPRPWTGTLIVLAVSLAATVPTTGDLGLTWDEPAYRYSQIVSGQWWEQLASARSRADLDAVLDPDALLYYWPYGRHGINFHPPLSGQLNLLTFAAFGDWMKDIPARRMASVFEYVIAIAVLYRFLARRYGLWVGLTAAGALLTMPRVYGHGHLAGTDTPGMTLWLLTAIASWKGLTGPNAARWRAAVGVLVGLSFLVKMAAVMVLLPTLAWLVVASLPRDLRRGGRVAWVDAILTTAALLAPLAVAFLEIRRLAELLPEPARTNLFAQRPEGRLPGAILLAPLAIWASRRLLGRLFPHSALWGEERPGLEILWAILAFSPAVGWLGNPAWWREALPRLAHYYMLNVGREGALPDIRIYYLGETYLFSLPWHNGWVLMAVTVPASILFAAALGLGYALRVVRRDRLPLFFLVHFLTLPALRMLPTPAHDGIRLMLPSFPFLAAFAGWGAVWLADGLARLVRRGNRPAPFRAAVTALVVGWSTVQLVLIHPFELSYYNRLVGGPSGAWRRGFELSYWYDAFNPGTLAEINERMPVGAAIAVTNAYSQVPTFDELQSLGALRGDLRLNPEAGEDFPHVWLLTHDSKANAYSRLLFAMEPSYERRPRQLGGLRVAAVSGPDDAALALALQLLASDSKRPPKVEAPLPDWLRGAAPWVSRFWGEGLARPEEPAVNEPVFAWAATDPEGLRAAARALAGGREADSADAPALRSVLLRFGPAFYAQLRDHRPGAIVDAVELLIERPGDLRRVLTTPGYTEPDAIGGPLDR; this comes from the coding sequence ATGAGCCCCAGCGACCGCCGGGAAGACGGGCCCCGCCCCTGGACGGGGACCCTGATCGTGCTGGCCGTCTCCCTCGCGGCCACCGTGCCGACGACCGGGGACCTGGGCCTGACCTGGGACGAGCCGGCGTACCGCTACAGCCAGATCGTCTCGGGCCAGTGGTGGGAGCAGCTCGCCTCGGCCCGGTCGAGGGCCGACCTCGATGCCGTGCTCGACCCCGACGCGCTGCTGTACTACTGGCCCTACGGCCGGCACGGCATCAATTTCCACCCGCCGCTCTCGGGGCAGCTCAACCTGCTGACCTTCGCCGCATTCGGCGACTGGATGAAGGACATCCCGGCGAGGCGGATGGCCTCGGTGTTCGAATACGTGATCGCGATCGCGGTCCTCTACCGGTTCCTCGCCCGGCGCTATGGCCTCTGGGTCGGCCTGACGGCCGCCGGGGCCCTGCTGACGATGCCCCGGGTGTACGGCCACGGCCACCTCGCCGGGACCGACACGCCGGGGATGACCCTCTGGCTGCTGACGGCGATCGCCTCCTGGAAGGGGCTGACCGGGCCGAACGCGGCCCGGTGGCGGGCGGCGGTCGGCGTGCTGGTCGGGCTTTCGTTCCTGGTGAAGATGGCGGCGGTGATGGTGCTGCTGCCGACCCTCGCCTGGCTGGTCGTGGCGAGCCTCCCCCGGGACCTCCGCCGGGGGGGGCGCGTCGCCTGGGTCGACGCGATCCTCACCACCGCCGCCCTGCTGGCGCCGCTGGCCGTGGCCTTCCTGGAGATCCGTCGGCTGGCCGAACTCTTGCCCGAACCCGCCCGGACGAACCTGTTCGCCCAGCGCCCCGAGGGCCGACTGCCGGGGGCGATCCTGCTGGCACCGCTGGCGATCTGGGCGTCCCGGAGGCTGCTCGGCCGGCTCTTCCCGCACTCGGCGCTCTGGGGGGAGGAGCGGCCTGGGCTGGAGATCCTCTGGGCGATCCTCGCGTTCTCCCCGGCCGTGGGCTGGCTGGGCAACCCCGCCTGGTGGCGGGAGGCGCTGCCGAGGCTGGCGCACTACTACATGCTCAACGTCGGTCGGGAAGGGGCGTTGCCCGATATCCGCATCTATTACCTGGGGGAGACGTACCTGTTCAGCCTCCCCTGGCACAACGGCTGGGTGCTGATGGCCGTCACCGTGCCGGCGTCGATCCTCTTCGCGGCGGCCCTCGGGCTGGGGTACGCGCTCCGGGTGGTGCGGCGTGATCGGTTGCCGCTGTTCTTCCTCGTCCATTTCCTCACCCTCCCCGCCCTCCGGATGCTGCCGACCCCGGCGCACGACGGCATCCGGCTGATGCTGCCGAGCTTCCCGTTCCTCGCCGCCTTCGCCGGCTGGGGGGCGGTCTGGCTGGCCGACGGGCTGGCCCGGCTGGTCCGCCGGGGCAACCGTCCTGCACCGTTCCGCGCGGCGGTGACGGCCCTCGTGGTCGGCTGGTCGACGGTTCAACTTGTGTTGATTCATCCGTTCGAGCTGTCGTATTACAACCGCCTCGTCGGCGGGCCGAGCGGGGCCTGGAGGAGGGGATTCGAGCTGTCGTACTGGTACGACGCCTTCAACCCGGGGACCCTGGCGGAGATCAACGAGCGGATGCCGGTCGGGGCGGCCATCGCCGTGACCAACGCATATTCCCAGGTGCCGACCTTCGACGAATTGCAGTCGCTCGGCGCACTCCGGGGCGACCTCCGCCTCAACCCCGAGGCCGGCGAGGACTTCCCGCATGTCTGGCTGCTGACGCACGACTCGAAGGCCAACGCCTACTCCCGGCTGCTGTTCGCGATGGAGCCGTCCTACGAGCGTCGCCCCCGGCAACTGGGCGGCCTCCGCGTGGCGGCCGTCTCCGGCCCGGACGATGCCGCGCTCGCCCTGGCCTTGCAGCTGCTGGCGAGCGACTCGAAGCGTCCGCCGAAGGTCGAGGCCCCGCTGCCGGATTGGCTCCGAGGGGCCGCACCCTGGGTGTCGAGGTTCTGGGGGGAGGGCCTCGCCCGGCCCGAGGAGCCGGCCGTGAACGAGCCGGTCTTCGCCTGGGCGGCGACCGATCCCGAGGGCCTCCGGGCCGCCGCCCGGGCCCTGGCCGGGGGGAGGGAGGCCGACTCGGCCGACGCCCCGGCCCTGCGCTCGGTGCTGCTCCGCTTCGGGCCGGCCTTCTATGCCCAGCTCCGGGACCACCGGCCCGGGGCGATCGTCGACGCGGTGGAGCTGCTCATCGAGCGGCCGGGCGACCTCCGTCGGGTCCTCACCACCCCCGGCTACACCGAGCCCGACGCCATCGGTGGGCCCCTGGACCGCTGA
- a CDS encoding DUF2780 domain-containing protein: MLTRRTCFAPAPTIELPDPLPIGGGVEADLRVRARPSQRGRPMSDLISALQGRTGLDEEAVIKGLGALLNFLKENLPPELFGQVEGALPRVREMIADFQSGGQSTRVLSKVGDLVGGLFGGKAGQLPELFEMLSKSGLSLDQAGAFLPAAIESLKRHLPDGLVDRIVERLPGLGEAFAGAEA; this comes from the coding sequence ATGCTGACGCGACGGACCTGTTTTGCGCCCGCCCCGACGATCGAGCTGCCCGACCCTCTCCCGATCGGGGGGGGCGTCGAGGCTGATCTGCGCGTTCGAGCCAGACCATCACAAAGGGGCCGCCCGATGTCCGACCTGATCTCCGCGCTCCAGGGACGCACCGGGCTCGACGAGGAGGCCGTCATCAAGGGGCTCGGCGCTCTGCTGAACTTCCTGAAGGAGAACCTGCCGCCGGAGCTGTTCGGCCAGGTGGAGGGCGCGCTTCCTCGGGTGCGGGAGATGATCGCGGACTTCCAGTCGGGCGGGCAGTCGACCCGGGTGCTCTCGAAGGTGGGCGACCTGGTCGGGGGCCTCTTCGGGGGCAAGGCCGGCCAGCTCCCGGAGCTGTTCGAGATGCTGTCGAAGTCGGGGCTTTCGCTCGACCAGGCGGGGGCGTTCCTGCCGGCGGCGATCGAGTCGCTGAAGCGACACCTGCCCGACGGGCTCGTCGACCGGATCGTGGAGCGGCTGCCCGGGCTCGGCGAGGCGTTCGCCGGGGCCGAGGCCTGA
- a CDS encoding MIP/aquaporin family protein translates to MFAKLIVEFIGTFFLVFTIGQTVVGAEAGSAAAALAPLAIGSALMVMVYAGGHVSGGHYNPAVTLGVMLRGKCAPAEVPGYMAAQVLGGAAAALAVSFLKAGVVVEPATLASAPAVLLAEFLFTFALVYVVLNSATAKGTAGNSFYGLAIGFTVMTGAFAVGGVSGGAFNPAVAIGIAIMGLVEPSSLWMHLSADLAAGAAAAAVFRALNMGGDAIEVKPAGVKPASAGRA, encoded by the coding sequence ATGTTCGCGAAGCTGATCGTCGAGTTCATCGGGACGTTCTTCCTCGTGTTCACGATCGGCCAGACCGTGGTCGGGGCCGAGGCGGGCTCGGCCGCCGCGGCGCTGGCGCCCCTGGCGATCGGCTCGGCGCTGATGGTGATGGTCTACGCCGGCGGCCACGTCTCCGGCGGCCACTACAACCCGGCCGTGACGCTGGGCGTGATGCTCCGGGGCAAGTGCGCCCCGGCCGAGGTCCCGGGGTACATGGCGGCGCAGGTGCTGGGCGGGGCGGCGGCGGCGCTGGCGGTGTCGTTCCTGAAGGCGGGGGTGGTCGTCGAGCCGGCGACGCTGGCCTCGGCGCCGGCGGTGCTGCTGGCGGAATTCCTGTTCACGTTCGCGCTGGTGTACGTGGTCCTGAACTCGGCCACGGCCAAGGGCACGGCCGGCAACTCGTTCTACGGCCTGGCGATCGGTTTCACGGTGATGACCGGCGCCTTCGCGGTGGGTGGCGTCTCGGGGGGGGCCTTCAACCCGGCGGTGGCGATCGGCATCGCGATCATGGGGCTCGTCGAGCCGTCGAGCCTCTGGATGCACCTGTCGGCCGACCTCGCGGCCGGGGCGGCGGCCGCGGCCGTCTTCCGGGCGTTGAACATGGGAGGGGACGCGATCGAGGTGAAGCCGGCGGGCGTCAAGCCGGCCTCCGCCGGGCGGGCCTGA